The Podospora pseudopauciseta strain CBS 411.78 chromosome 2 map unlocalized CBS411.78m_2, whole genome shotgun sequence genome has a window encoding:
- a CDS encoding uncharacterized protein (COG:L; EggNog:ENOG503Q3YH) gives MVRDDIPEEGPGDVQPTNKVFCTYCGKGFTRKEHLERHLPQHTNIKPHVCQFCKIGFSRRDLLQRHISSLHEQGPIDAITGGMMTVTGRTPISCQNCATAKTGCDKKVPCTRCAEKSLHCEARYARRSSKAAIRVQQAHAAQASAVASHQQAAAAASAAAAAANFMAYPAAPFGHVSHLPATINPSYMDLMRGVPLKMEEKMESITVDTKPHRSPMKSPMVTHPISPPSFPSPHNRGDMGMDEYMGDMTDPQYFLSPWDTYTIGGIDMYQGDPGTIPLERADISMDFGVNDLSAPTSEPMTASSSRGSHTRETSIVSAAEYETTVRQRQNQHGQADLSLSTMPTDSSIPEFEVVQVAEGAWNLARCLPPLPTTNCPRTAIVHLECLEKKSKQEGTWSSLEKYLEQAPDVADLGSVVPIKDRTRDQLLAITQGFLYKALDIHRSSIPPSSYRPGHPNAGEPSNFNYIVLPPSKILEYFLSSYVRSLSVYYPLVNGGVDPNEMLLQDNLASTLLVLLMIAQGAAAMPMAEARYLSAGLTETCRISLFDIVEKDVELSADPITLRCALLFLVLGAWSGDKWLMDIAMGQRGMYISMLKHASMMESQPAMIPVFNKSSDLELEWHHWKERERRNRLVYNYVMLDQELSLFHDVTPLFAITELKCPLPGPEPLWQCQTSAEWLNKMQSAYGSTANVNPQLLEAATVTPSLCDLFQDFLHDNLSRRQSQGGLSPQQLRLLLHPIQSLICHLRQMLSCFSDVLSGGPISRSRNPGTITRSSTQQRMDEVQTLLAKWYDMTRAYLQREPNCPITRCNLVLYHLISLNATANFPEIERLARREAFSAEGTDWSWELNLRSKRCIFQRDQSMYHCGQVFKLLRAMPNNRRPAWWSAAMYRATMVLWAMSLTWGQNPGLVDAGGAGAGVPGSSTSPVIKQQNPEEGGVIAAAGAGVGARAGAGGGGGEQVVVIDQITTEEEKRVMPVLWEDSTVVALTRLPQQGGGTVVIKTRESKPGESSGEILRYAIQNIDAGFSSRVGDGIKRKLEQLGKNWDGGAGSEVHGLPVMS, from the exons ATGGTTCGAGACGACATCCCAGAGGAAGGACCTGGTGATGTGCAGCCCACCAACAAGGTATTCTGTACATACTGCGGAAAGGGCTTCACTCGCAAAGAGCATCTCGAAAGACATCTTCCACAGC acaccaacatcaaaccACACGTCTGTCAGTTTTGCAAGATAGGCTTCAGCCGTCG GGACTTGCTGCAACGGCACATCTCCTCGCTCCACGAACAAGGCCCCATCGATGCTATCACGGGCGGGATGATGACTGTCACAGGACGGACACCCATTTCGTGCCAGAACTGTGCCACGGCAAAGACAGGATGTGACAAAAAGGTGCCATGTACGAGGTGCGCTGAAAAGAGCCTCCACTGTGAGGCTCGCTATGCCCGACGGTCGTCCAAGGCGGCTATTCGTGTCCAGCAGGCACATGCTGCGCAAGCAAGCGCTGTTGCATCCCATCAAcaggcggcggcagcagcttcggctgctgctgctgctgccaatTTCATGGCATACCCTGCCGCTCCGTTTGGCCATGTGTCCCACTTGCCTGcgaccatcaacccctcGTACATGGACCTTATGAGAGGTGTTCCACTTAAGATGGAGGAAAAGATGGAATCAATCACAGTGGACACGAAGCCACACCGCTCTCCCATGAAGTCTCCCATGGTCACCCACCCTATCAGCCCGCCTAGCTTTCCCTCGCCACACAATCGGGGTGATATGGGCATGGATGAGTACATGGGTGACATGACGGATCCCCAGTACTTTTTGTCGCCCTGGGACACCTACACGATCGGCGGTATCGACATGTACCAAGGTGATCCTGGGACCATCCCGCTGGAAAGGGCCGACATTTCGATGGATTTTGGTGTAAACGATCTGTCTGCCCCTACATCAGAGCCGATGACGGCGAGTTCCTCGCGCGGGTCACACACCAGGGAGACGAGCATCGTCTCGGCAGCCGAATATGAAACTACAGTGAGGCAACGGCAAAATCAGCATGGACAGGCGGATTTGTCCTTGTCGACCATGCCGACCGACAGCTCCATCCCCGAGTTTGAGGTTGTGCAGGTGGCCGAAGGGGCGTGGAACCTGGCGCGATGTTTACCGCCTTTGCCCACAACCAACTGTCCACGCACGGCGATTGTGCATCTCGAGTGCCTGGAGAAAAAGTCAAAACAAGAAGGGACGTGGAGTTCGTTGGAGAAATACCTGGAGCAAGCGCCAGACGTGGCTGATTTGGGGTCGGTGGTACCGATCAAGGACCGCACACGTGATCAGCTGCTGGCCATCACGCAAGGATTTCTCTACAAGGCTCTCGACATTCATCGCAGCAGCATTCCGCCCTCCTCATACAGGCCTGGACATCCCAACGCCGGGGAACCTTCCAACTTCAACTACATTGTGCTGCCGCCGTCCAAGATTTTGGAGTATTTTTTGAGCAGCTATGTCAGAAGTTTGTCGGTGTACTATCCCTTGGTCAACGGGGGCGTGGATCCCAATGAAATGCTGCTGCAGGACAACTTGGCCTCGACACTCTTGGTCCTGCTCATGATTGCCCAAGGAGCGGCTGCGATGCCCATGGCTGAGGCGCGATACCTTTCGGCTGGCTTGACCGAGACGTGCCGGATTTCGTTATTTGATATTGTCGAAAAAGACGTCGAGTTGTCAGCAGACCCGATTACTCTGCGGTGCGCTTTACTTTTCCTCGTGCTGGGTGCGTGGAGCGGTGACAAGTGGTTGATGGACATTGCCATGGGTCAGCGGGGGATGTATATTTCC ATGCTCAAACACGCAAGCATGATGGAGTCGCAGCCTGCCATGATTCCTGTGTTCAACAAGTCCAGCGACCTTGAGCTGGAATGGCACCAttggaaagaaagagaaagaaggaacAGGCTGGTTTACAACTACGTCATGCTCGACCAGGagctctccctcttccacgACGTCACGCCCCTTTTTGCCATCACCGAACTCAAATGTCCTCTCCCCGGCCCGGAGCCCCTCTGGCAGTGTCAGACATCCGCTGAATGGCTCAACAAGATGCAATCGGCGTACGGCTCCACTGCCAACGTGAacccccagctcctcgaaGCCGCCACCGTGACGCCCTCCCTCTGCGATTTGTTCCAAGACTTCCTCCATGACAACCTCTCCCGCCGCCAGAGCCAAGGCGGCCTCTCGCCCCAGCAGCTcagactcctcctccaccccatccagTCCCTCATCTGTCACCTCCGCCAAATGCTCTCTTGCTTTTCTGACGTTCTCAGCGGCGGTCCCATTTCCCGCTCGCGCAACCCGGGCACCATCACCCGCTCCTCCACCCAGCAGCGCATGGACGAGGTGCAAACCCTTTTGGCCAAGTGGTATGACATGACGCGGGCTTATCTGCAAAGAGAACCAAACTGCCCCATAACGCGTTGCAACCTGGTGCTGTACCAtctcatctccctcaacgcGACGGCCAACTTTCCCGAGATTGAAAGACTTGCCAGGAGGGAAGCGTTCTCGGCCGAGGGCACGGACTGGTCGTGGGAGTTGAATCTGAGGTCGAAGAGGTGCATTTTCCAACGGGATCAGTCGATGTACCACTGCGGGCAGGTTTTCAAGTTGTTGAGGGCGATGCCGAACAATCGGCGTCCGGCGTGGTGGAGCGCGGCGATGTATAGAGCTACCATGGTGCTTTGGGCCATGAGTTTGACTTGGGGGCAGAATCCGGGGTTAGTGGATGCTGGCGGCGCTGGGGCTGGTGTTCCTGGTTCGTCGACGTCACCGGTTATCAAGCAGCAGAATccggaggagggtggtgtgaTTGCCgcggcgggggcgggggtgggggcgagagcgggagcgggaggagggggaggggaacaAGTGGTGGTTATCGATCAGATAActacggaggaggagaagagggtgatgcCGGTTTTGTGGGAGGACTCTACGGTTGTAGCGCTGACGAGATTGCCGCAGCAAGGAGGTGGGACGGTCGTGATTAAGACGAGGGAAAGCAAACCGGGGGAGTCGTCGGGGGAGATTTTAAGGTATGCGATTCAGAATATTGATGCTGGGTTCAGCtcgagggtgggggatgggattAAAAGGAAGTTGGAGCAGCTGGGGAAGAACTGGGACGGAGGAGCCGGTTCAGAGGTCCATGGGCTTCCAGTCATGAGTTGA
- a CDS encoding uncharacterized protein (antiSMASH:Cluster_1) — protein MPWLRSNDADRVGLTHSPTKPQSLAIRLDIITKVTQGLGSGVALRRMKQLHPSRNPALFGTFLFDCRVLGQQTDLIATRDAVAHSPGPIAASNRRIASHAYVITTRIMDRFGTDAVHYIPNSQPRIHTHTYTFGRSRVSWARLSLRLLDGMRGQEP, from the exons ATGCCGTGGTTGCGCTCAAACGATGCGGACAGGGTTGGATTGACCCACTCCCC CACAAAGCCACAATCGCTGGCCATCCGTCTCGACATTATCACCAAAGTGACTCAAGGCCTTGGATCAGGTGTCGCGTTGAGACGTATGAAGCAACTCCACCCTTCTCGCAACCCAGCCCTGTTTGGGACATTCCTCTTCGATTGCCGGGTTCTAGGCCAGCAAACAGACCTCATCGCG ACAAGAGATGCTGTAGCACACTCACCAGGACCTATCGCCGCCAGCAACAGGCGTATCGCATCGCACGCATATGTCATCACGACCCGGATTATGGACAGATTTGGAACAGACGCAGTACACTACATACCTAACAGCCAACCAAgaatacacacacacacatacacattTGGCCGGTCCCGAGTATCGTGGGCGCGCCTCTCTTTGAGACTGTTGGACGGTATGCGAGGGCAAGAACCCTGA
- a CDS encoding uncharacterized protein (antiSMASH:Cluster_1) yields MDHLNHPNHTTPAAREGHLKRVQICSWLGYLRRVAFPPFQHSTMASKPRFSPLVTSACPTCGWIPRIHYTLTTPHPLPLIMKS; encoded by the exons ATGGACCACCTtaaccaccccaaccacacTACTCCTGCGGCACGAGAAGGCCACCTCAAG CGAGTCCAGATCTGCTCATGGCTCGGCTACTTGCGCCGGGTGGCCTTTCCGCCATTCCAACATTCCACCATGGCTTCGAAGCCACGTTTTTCACCACTTGTCACATCGGCCTGTCCAACTTGTGGCTGGATTCCTCGAATTCACTACACGCTCACAACCCCGCACCCATTACCACTGATCATGAAGAGTTAG
- a CDS encoding uncharacterized protein (COG:S; antiSMASH:Cluster_1; EggNog:ENOG503PFDI), with amino-acid sequence MASSKPRQPRLRASCDGCFHAKVKCSKARPICSRCLACGIECRYSPSSRAGKPKSDGSSNIQSTTPTDMTGMTSPVSDDKGMLYSVHQTAHPLYKLETGWHTPPTSVDGSMSRTHSMSGLAMLGMETGSTTHVDPTMATDIYSTGMPWTPPNDMSSQFVDSPAMAAQLNHGRSHSYDFAMSAAMPPWTDPTAADMYTYGQTQIPTPGSMSATYFPSPTATPQLRSTPRTKSSSSSASSGGSCTCFTACLQSLQALHNASSPGAPPFDLVLSLNRKAVEGCASMLSCPRCMSRSGTHTAAMLLATVIGKITSFYKNASHTYFEKGSIPAATSPNALGVSLGGYTLMGEEGRWLELEILARELRKLEEVYAQFREVCADLSEDPEVSRAMIGYLGHNLGSTLEVIHHRKGDIAYT; translated from the coding sequence ATGGCTTCCTCAAAGCCCCGTCAACCTCGTCTACGCGCCTCATGTGATGGCTGCTTTCATGCCAAGGTCAAGTGCTCTAAGGCAAGGCCAATATGTTCTCGCTGTCTAGCTTGTGGGATCGAATGTCGGTACTCCCCATCTAGCAGGGCCGGGAAACCAAAATCCGATGGCAGCTCCAACATACAGTCGACAACGCCCACTGATATGACGGGAATGACCTCGCCAGTATCTGACGACAAGGGCATGCTGTACTCGGTCCACCAGACAGCGCACCCACTATACAAGCTGGAAACTGGATGGCACACACCTCCCACCAGCGTGGATGGAAGCATGAGCCGAACACATTCCATGTCTGGGTTGGCTATGCTGGGTATGGAAACAGGTTCGACCACCCACGTGGATCCGACAATGGCCACCGACATCTACTCGACAGGCATGCCTTGGACCCCACCCAACGACATGTCTTCCCAGTTTGTTGACTCCCCAGCCATGGCAGCCCAGCTCAACCACGGGCGCTCCCATTCGTACGACTTTGCCATGTCGGCAGCCATGCCGCCTTGGACCGATCCAACTGCCGCAGACATGTACACATACGGCCAAACACAGATCCCGACGCCTGGAAGCATGTCAGCTACCTATTTCCCCAGCCCTACCGCGACGCCCCAGCTGAGGTCAACACCAAGGACAAAGTCCTCGTCAAGTTCGGCAAGCTCTGGGGGCTCCTGCACATGCTTTACCGCTTGTTTGCAGTCGTTACAAGCACTTCACAATGCCTCCAGCCCTGGAGCGCCACCCTTCGACCTCGTGCTGTCCTTGAACCGCAAAGCAGTGGAGGGATGTGCCTCGATGCTCAGTTGCCCACGATGCATGAGCAGGTCAGGAACACACACGGCAGCGATGCTTCTCGCGACCGTCATTGGCAAGATCACCTCCTTCTATAAGAACGCATCCCACACCTATTTTGAGAAAGGCAGTATCCCAGCGGCGACGTCACCAAATGCGCTGGGAGTTAGCCTGGGCGGATACACGCTTatgggggaagagggaagatGGCTCGAGTTGGAGATCCTGGCGCGTGAGCTACGAAAGCTGGAAGAAGTGTATGCTCAGTTTCGTGAGGTCTGTGCAGATCTATCTGAAGACCCCGAAGTCAGCCGGGCCATGATTGGATACCTCGGGCACAACCTCGGGTCCACCCTCGAAGTCATACACCACAGGAAAGGCGACATTGCCTACACATAG
- a CDS encoding uncharacterized protein (antiSMASH:Cluster_1), producing the protein MEGGSPLKASLVDQTSQSGDLSMFQMEVPYAWVWFPALEGGGLVVEDGDQQLLALPVSNVPKTASQRSSCRLRIRAD; encoded by the coding sequence ATGGAGGGTGGATCGCCGTTAAAAGCGTCCTTGGTAGACCAAACATCACAATCAGGAGATTTGTCCATGTTCCAGATGGAAGTTCCATATGCGTGGGTCTGGTTTCCTGCCctcgagggaggggggcttgTTGTCGAAGATGGCGATCAGCAACTGCTTGCACTACCTGTGTCGAATGTTCCAAAAACGGCCAGTCAGCGGTCAAGTTGTCGACTGCGCATTAGGGCCGATTGA
- a CDS encoding uncharacterized protein (antiSMASH:Cluster_1): MIVIRSRSYVSILTRTAQSFMICSLRLSEPHAISLASHSRFQPSFSRLWFGLASRACRAPPRGHHLIMFPSRMKIAIFLHHRAFLSHSCLTEVEPDSKNQLRI; this comes from the exons ATGATCGTCATCCGATCTCGCTCATATGTATCTATACTCACAAGAACTGCTCAGAGTTTCATGATCTGCAGCTTACGTCTTTCTGAACCACATGCCATATCAT TGGCAAGCCACAGCCGTTTTCAACCATCTTTCTCTAGACTTTGGTTCGGCCTCGCGTCGCGAGCATGTAGAGCCCCACCCCGAGGTCACCATCTTATCATGTTCCCATCTCGAATGAAGATTGCCATATTCCTTCATCATCGCGCATTTTTGTCTCATTCATGCCTGACAGAAGTCGAACCTGACTCCAAGAATCAGTTGAGAATTTGA